CGATGAGAAACCCGCCACCGGCGCCTAAAAGTCCTGTGATGGCTCCTACAAAAAGACCATTTAAAACAAAGGATAGGTTTTGATTTAAATGTTTATCTGTTGCTTTGTGTTCAACAACATTTTTCGAAAGCATTTTGAAAGCCACGACAAACATCAATAATGCAAAAACGATGAGCAAACCTCCGGATTTGCTAATGATGTAATCGTTTAAAGTGAATAATCGATCTGGAATGGCGGGCAAAACGAAACCTCGGAAAATCCAGACAGAGATCAACGAAGGAATACCGAAGGAAATAATGGCTCTGACATGGATCTGCTTCATGCGAAAATATTGGATGGCCGTAGTAAAGCTAGTGAGACAAACCACAAATAGCGAACAAGTAATTGCGTCCAGACCGTTGACTTTCAGAACATAAACAAATACAGGGATAGTTAAAATGGCTCCACCGGCACCGATGATACCCAGAGATAATCCAATAAGGATGGCGCAGAGGAAGGCGAGGAAGAGGAGAAACATGGTGTAAAGTTAAACAGGATTGGACAAGATTAAATAGGATTGAACAGGATTGGCTGGTATATACTGTGATGGGTAAAATTATGGAGGATTTTATTGGAGTTTATCTTTAGGTTTTGATGATTTAGGAGTGAATACTTGAGGACTTTGTTTTCAGTTTAGTAAGATGTAATAATAAAATGAATTTTATTTAAGAATAAGATGTTTGTGAATTTGTATTTTGCGGCAACAATAATAACTCGACCTATGGCAAAATATCTTTTATTCTTCCTTTTTTTATTGCCTTTAACTTCCAAAGGCCAGCCTGTGGATTCTGCAGTTATTAAGCAAGTGGATAGTTTGATAAATAAATCCAAAGAATATGCATCCAAACGAAATATACAATCGGCATTGGAAATGTTGGATAAGGCCGGTGAATCGTCAGCATTACATTTTGGAAAGCTCTCTAAATCTTATGGCAAAATTTGTCACCATTCTGCAAATTTGTTAGCGAAGGGTACTGATTTTTTTTTGGCTGAACAAAAATATCTTGAAGCCATTAAAATTTATGGTAAACCGGAAAATGATGCTCATGCAGAGTATTGTATAGTCTTGCAAGATTATGCCGCTTCCTGTTCTTTGTTTGGTTATTTTGAAAAAGCTGAAAATAATTACATCATTGCTAAAAGTATAATAGAAGAAACGTATGGTCGTTCAACTTCAAAGTATTGCTCAATCCTAAAAAATTATGGCGCATTAAAATATAACCAGAATGATTATAAGGCGGCTGAAAAATTATTATTGGAAAGTTACCGCTGTATGGTTGACAATAGTTTTGTTGACGAGCCTATTTATTTGGATTTACTTGAATCATTGGCAAATCTTTATACGACTATGAGAATTTGGGATAAGGTAATTGATTACCGAAGCCAATGTAAACGAGGTATTGAGAAAAAGTTTGGTAAAAAAAGTTTGCAGTATGCGTCTACACAGGTACAAATTGCAAATACGGCTTTATTCTCAGGAAACCTGGATGAGGCAGAATTAGTATTTTTAGAGGCCAAAAGTTTGTTTGAAGATTCTTTAAAAGTTACGGTCCACCCATATTATATTAATTGCCTGGGCAGACTCGCTGATGTATATTTTAAAATGTATGAATTTGAAAAATCAGAGAAATTGTATATGCAAGTAATTTCTTTTTTTGAAAATACAATCAAAAATAGGGTACATCCATTTTATTTTGAATGCCTTATTTCACTTTCAGACTTACATCTTCAAAGAGGCAATTTTCAGGAAACCGAATCTCGTTTATTAAATTTGAACAAACAAATAATGGA
This sequence is a window from Saprospiraceae bacterium. Protein-coding genes within it:
- a CDS encoding sulfite exporter TauE/SafE family protein, translated to MFLLFLAFLCAILIGLSLGIIGAGGAILTIPVFVYVLKVNGLDAITCSLFVVCLTSFTTAIQYFRMKQIHVRAIISFGIPSLISVWIFRGFVLPAIPDRLFTLNDYIISKSGGLLIVFALLMFVVAFKMLSKNVVEHKATDKHLNQNLSFVLNGLFVGAITGLLGAGGGFLIVPALVLLLDLEFKIAVGSSLCIIFLNTAMGLMAKTELLYHLDWKLLSTFTFITVSSSLYGTQIAHQFSSEKLKRLFGFVLIFVACFMLYEEVLHILLK